From a single Brassica oleracea var. oleracea cultivar TO1000 chromosome C5, BOL, whole genome shotgun sequence genomic region:
- the LOC106292746 gene encoding F-box/kelch-repeat protein At1g15670-like — MELIPDLPEPVARECLLRSFYQQFPLIASVSKLWRREISLPDFLRHRKSSGHSQELVVLSQARIKPVSELGSGKTIPTPVYRISVLEPESGLWTELPPVPGKSNGLPLFCRLASVGTDLVVIGGLDPATWRTSDSVFIFSFLTSTWRNGTSMPGGPRSFFACASDSERNVFVAGGHDEDKNALTSALVYDVAEDRWALLPDMGRERDECTAIFHAGKFQVIGGYTTVEQGQFSKTAESLDVATRRWGAETKDFLAPGMTTWPPVCAAGGNGVLYACCRRDLMVMNGDTWQKVGDLPADVCNVSYVAVRRSGKLVVIGSARYGEPSVGYIWHTSDSRWEKLETCEKYEGHVQAGCFLEI, encoded by the coding sequence ATGGAGCTGATCCCTGATCTTCCCGAGCCCGTAGCCCGCGAGTGCCTCCTACGCTCCTTCTACCAGCAATTTCCTCTGATCGCCTCTGTTTCCAAACTCTGGCGGCGAGAGATCAGTCTCCCTGATTTTCTCCGACACCGTAAATCTTCAGGACACAGCCAGGAGCTTGTTGTCTTGTCCCAGGCTAGGATCAAACCTGTTTCAGAACTCGGTTCGGGAAAAACCATCCCTACTCCCGTGTACCGGATCTCTGTTCTTGAACCAGAGTCCGGTTTATGGACCGAGCTGCCTCCGGTTCCCGGCAAATCCAACGGCTTGCCTCTGTTTTGTAGATTAGCTTCTGTCGGGACGGATCTTGTCGTGATCGGGGGGCTTGACCCGGCCACGTGGCGGACCTCTGATTCTGTCTTCATCTTCAGCTTCTTGACTTCCACGTGGCGTAACGGGACGAGCATGCCGGGTGGACCACGCTCCTTCTTCGCCTGCGCTTCTGATTCTGAACGGAACGTGTTCGTCGCCGGTGGACACGACGAAGACAAGAACGCGCTGACGTCAGCTCTCGTGTACGACGTGGCAGAAGACAGATGGGCTTTACTGCCAGACATGGGCCGTGAACGAGACGAATGCACGGCTATTTTCCACGCTGGCAAATTTCAGGTCATAGGTGGTTACACCACGGTGGAGCAAGGGCAGTTTAGTAAAACCGCCGAGTCACTCGACGTCGCGACACGGCGGTGGGGAGCAGAGACTAAAGATTTTCTCGCTCCGGGGATGACTACTTGGCCTCCGGTCTGTGCAGCCGGCGGAAACGGAGTGCTTTACGCTTGCTGCCGCCGTGATCTGATGGTGATGAATGGTGACACGTGGCAGAAAGTTGGGGATTTACCTGCTGACGTGTGTAATGTATCATACGTGGCGGTAAGGAGGTCTGGTAAGCTGGTCGTTATCGGTTCGGCTCGGTACGGTGAACCAAGCGTAGGGTACATTTGGCATACGAGTGATTCTCGCTGGGAGAAGCTGGAAACGTGTGAAAAATATGAAGGTCACGTTCAAGCTGGTTGTTTCTTGGAGATATAA